A single window of Leptolyngbya ohadii IS1 DNA harbors:
- a CDS encoding hybrid sensor histidine kinase/response regulator codes for MTSRQPCTVLIVDDAEHDREALRRYLLADRQQHYKILEGESAEEALTLCQTEAIDCILLDFLLPDADGLEFLNELQAQTGEDCPPVVMITGQGSESVAATAIKHGAEDYLVKQQITPDSLRLALHTALENATLRRQLQQSIERERIVNQIAQQIRQSLNLEEVLQTTVSEVRRFLQTDRVFMYRLNPDFSGVVAVESVGEGWRSVLHAQVEDSYFVSTQGENYRRGRIQAVDDIYTAGLTPCHVELLEQFQVRANLAVPILQTDTRQRPVQESRLWGLLVANHCAAPRPWQPLEIDLLQQLSTQVGIAIQQSELYKQVCDELAERQRAEAELRQSEALLRGIFESNLIGILFWDTKGNITDANSTFCQMTGYSRAELQAGRVNYQTITPPEYYELDAQKMAALRKTGQFQPIEKEYICKNGDRVPILLGCAFLPGYTDRGVAFVLDIRDQKRLEQERESLLQASQTARDQAESANRTKDDFLAIVSHELRAPLNVILGWVRLLQTQNLDAATADNALQTIERNAQTQSRLIEDLLDVSRMMRGNLRLSVAPVNFPPLVEAIVSNLRLSAAAKSLQLECQIDPATGTILGDSSRLQQIISNLLTNAIKFTPEGGRVEVRVQRVEGGMSGRVDEQESQPNRADLPETPSILTPPHLPLHPLHPYLHPSTHPPLYAQLTVTDTGIGISPDFLPQVFDRFRQADYSTTRSKDGLGLGLAIVHHLVGLHGGRIMATSAGLGQGATFRVWLPLVSESQLCVEPERSSGDSSVSGLLEGVRILVVDDEVDTRDFYEFTLAQQGAIVTAVDSVLAALEQLQQGLPDVLITDIGMPEADGYSLLNQVRQLSIDASQRETGSHLGLHLGQELPIIALTAYAKPEDRNRAMEAGFQAYLTKPIGPDELVQAIVEVLSSDCCIRSSKPD; via the coding sequence ATGACTTCGAGGCAGCCATGCACTGTCCTTATCGTTGATGATGCAGAACACGATCGCGAGGCATTGCGGCGGTATTTGCTGGCAGACCGACAGCAGCACTACAAGATTCTGGAGGGCGAATCGGCGGAGGAAGCCTTAACCCTATGCCAGACCGAGGCAATCGACTGTATTCTGCTGGACTTTCTACTGCCCGACGCAGACGGACTGGAATTCCTCAATGAACTTCAGGCGCAGACGGGTGAAGACTGTCCTCCAGTGGTCATGATTACCGGACAGGGCAGTGAATCCGTGGCGGCGACGGCAATTAAGCATGGAGCAGAAGACTATCTGGTCAAGCAGCAAATCACCCCCGATAGTCTGCGTCTGGCGCTTCATACAGCCCTCGAAAACGCAACCCTGCGGCGACAATTGCAGCAAAGCATTGAGCGGGAGCGAATCGTTAACCAGATCGCTCAGCAAATTCGTCAGTCGCTCAACCTGGAGGAAGTTCTGCAAACCACCGTATCCGAGGTGCGGCGATTTCTCCAGACCGATCGCGTATTTATGTACCGTCTGAATCCGGACTTTAGCGGCGTGGTCGCGGTGGAGTCGGTCGGGGAAGGCTGGCGATCGGTGCTTCATGCCCAGGTAGAGGACAGCTATTTCGTCAGCACCCAGGGCGAGAACTATCGGCGCGGGCGAATTCAAGCGGTCGATGACATTTATACAGCGGGACTGACTCCCTGCCATGTAGAACTGCTAGAGCAGTTTCAGGTGCGGGCAAACCTGGCAGTTCCTATCTTGCAGACAGATACGCGCCAGCGTCCGGTTCAGGAAAGTCGGCTGTGGGGATTACTGGTGGCAAACCATTGTGCTGCACCGCGTCCCTGGCAACCTCTGGAAATCGATCTGCTTCAGCAGCTTTCGACTCAGGTGGGGATTGCAATCCAGCAGTCGGAGCTATATAAGCAGGTGTGCGACGAACTGGCAGAACGGCAGCGGGCAGAAGCAGAACTGCGGCAAAGTGAGGCATTGCTGCGGGGTATATTTGAGTCGAATCTCATTGGCATTCTCTTCTGGGATACGAAGGGAAATATCACCGATGCCAACAGCACCTTCTGCCAGATGACGGGCTATAGCCGCGCCGAACTGCAAGCCGGACGGGTCAACTACCAGACAATTACTCCACCGGAATACTACGAGCTAGACGCCCAAAAAATGGCAGCTTTGAGGAAAACCGGACAATTTCAGCCGATCGAAAAAGAATACATCTGCAAAAACGGTGATCGTGTTCCGATTCTGCTGGGCTGTGCCTTTCTGCCGGGATACACCGATCGGGGCGTTGCCTTTGTGCTGGATATCCGCGACCAGAAAAGGCTAGAACAGGAGCGAGAAAGCCTCCTCCAAGCCAGCCAGACCGCCCGCGACCAGGCAGAATCCGCCAACCGCACCAAAGACGACTTTCTGGCGATCGTCTCCCACGAACTCCGGGCACCGCTCAACGTCATCCTGGGCTGGGTGCGGCTGCTGCAAACCCAAAACCTCGACGCTGCCACCGCAGACAACGCCCTGCAAACGATCGAACGCAATGCTCAGACTCAATCTCGCCTGATTGAAGACCTGCTGGACGTCTCCCGCATGATGCGCGGCAATCTTCGTCTCAGCGTTGCCCCCGTTAACTTTCCCCCCTTAGTAGAAGCGATCGTCTCTAACCTGCGCCTCTCTGCCGCTGCCAAAAGTCTCCAGCTAGAGTGCCAGATCGATCCCGCCACCGGAACGATCCTGGGCGACAGCAGCCGTCTACAGCAAATCATCTCCAATCTGCTCACCAACGCGATCAAGTTCACGCCAGAGGGTGGACGGGTGGAGGTACGGGTGCAGCGGGTGGAGGGGGGGATGAGTGGGAGAGTGGATGAGCAGGAAAGTCAGCCGAATAGAGCAGATCTGCCAGAAACTCCCTCTATACTCACACCCCCTCACCTACCCCTCCACCCGCTGCACCCGTACCTCCACCCGTCCACCCATCCACCCCTCTACGCCCAACTTACCGTCACCGATACCGGAATCGGCATTTCCCCCGACTTCCTGCCGCAGGTGTTCGATCGCTTTCGGCAGGCAGATTACAGTACAACGCGATCGAAGGATGGGCTGGGGTTAGGGCTGGCGATCGTCCATCATCTGGTTGGTCTGCATGGGGGAAGAATTATGGCGACGAGTGCGGGACTCGGTCAGGGGGCTACGTTTAGGGTCTGGCTACCGCTGGTGTCGGAATCTCAATTGTGCGTTGAGCCAGAGCGGTCGTCAGGAGATAGCTCGGTTTCGGGTCTGCTGGAAGGGGTGCGAATTCTGGTTGTGGATGACGAAGTAGATACTCGCGATTTCTATGAGTTCACGTTGGCTCAGCAGGGGGCGATCGTCACTGCCGTTGATTCCGTTTTGGCAGCGCTGGAGCAGCTTCAGCAGGGTTTGCCCGATGTCCTAATCACAGATATTGGGATGCCAGAGGCAGACGGCTACAGTCTGCTAAACCAGGTACGCCAACTGTCGATCGATGCTTCGCAGCGGGAAACGGGTTCTCATCTGGGGCTTCATCTGGGTCAAGAACTGCCCATCATTGCCCTGACTGCCTACGCCAAGCCAGAAGACCGCAATCGAGCGATGGAAGCCGGGTTTCAGGCATACCTGACTAAGCCGATCGGTCCCGATGAGCTGGTGCAGGCGATCGTCGAAGTTTTGAGTTCTGATTGCTGTATTCGATCGAGTAAACCAGACTAA
- a CDS encoding ATP-binding protein has protein sequence MDATPMPQNFAFAPNPSVDLTSDDLTSDDLTTCDREPIHIPGAIQPHGCLLVLKEPELTIVQVSENIALHLGKSPTQMLNTPLQDLLGIQQVEVIQRAICKTVRKHLDNDPEEITLKQSELNGEQNGEQKDEQNGELEQPQPINSVRIAIDRGQGETDHQETVTFNGILHRSHDALLLELEPERQTEPATFFEFYHLVRGTIAQLQTAETLQEMCKRVVGEIRRLTGFDRVMVYRLDEFGAGQVIAEDRREELDSYLGLYFPPSDIPQQARQLYTLNGLRIIPDAAYQPAALVPTLNPLTDRPTDLSFAVLRSVSPLHLEYLHNMGVGASMSVSLLKQEKGQPKQLWGLIACHHKTPLYLGYEVRAACELIGQMVSWELGIKEENGDLDAQIRLRSVLSRMVETIAQHRELVSGLTHSQADLLALTGAEGAAILWNNVWTQIGQTPEVADLERLVQWLESQIEDHLFYTDALAQVYPDAAAYSHCASGLLGLALGKLNRNYILWFRPEAMQTASWGGKPQKPVEVQPDGKTRLLPRKSFALWQETVRGKSLPWRRWEIESVMELRSAIVGIVLRRIDELAHMNRELERSNHELDAFAYIASHDLKEPLRGIHNYSNFLLEDYAAVLDEEGVAKLKTLVRLTHRMEDLIDSLLHFSRLGRTELGYQTIDLNELVKTVIDVLRLSRSEVRIEIPQSLPTIQCDPVQISEVFSNLISNAIKYNTTAEKFVEIGWLKGRVSHAHQNRNISVDTEENPSENALRSNLQSNLRSNLRSSDSDSYEPLEEELPEPLFNEAQPIFYVRDNGIGIPAHHWENIFRIFKRLHSPQQYGGGTGAGLTIAKKIVERHGGRIWVESEMGQGSTFYFTLQS, from the coding sequence ATGGACGCTACACCAATGCCCCAGAACTTCGCTTTTGCCCCGAACCCATCTGTTGATCTGACCTCGGACGATCTGACCTCCGATGATCTGACGACCTGCGATCGGGAACCGATTCACATTCCCGGTGCGATTCAGCCCCACGGCTGTTTGCTGGTTCTCAAGGAACCGGAACTGACGATCGTTCAGGTCAGTGAAAATATTGCCCTCCACCTGGGAAAATCCCCCACCCAGATGCTTAACACCCCGCTGCAAGATCTGCTAGGCATTCAGCAAGTCGAGGTAATTCAGAGGGCAATTTGCAAGACCGTTCGCAAACACCTGGACAACGACCCGGAAGAAATCACCCTAAAGCAGAGTGAATTGAACGGCGAACAGAACGGTGAACAAAAAGATGAACAGAACGGTGAACTCGAACAGCCCCAGCCAATTAATTCCGTTAGAATTGCAATTGATCGCGGGCAAGGAGAAACGGATCACCAAGAAACTGTTACCTTTAATGGCATTCTGCACCGATCGCACGATGCACTGCTGCTGGAACTAGAACCCGAACGACAGACAGAACCAGCCACTTTTTTTGAGTTTTACCATCTTGTGCGTGGCACGATCGCTCAACTCCAGACTGCCGAAACGCTGCAAGAGATGTGCAAACGGGTTGTGGGAGAAATTCGTCGCCTCACCGGATTCGATCGCGTCATGGTCTATCGCCTAGATGAATTCGGTGCAGGTCAGGTGATTGCGGAAGATCGGCGAGAGGAGTTGGATTCCTACCTGGGACTGTACTTTCCGCCATCGGACATTCCCCAACAGGCACGCCAGCTCTATACGCTCAACGGGCTACGTATTATCCCCGACGCGGCATACCAGCCTGCTGCCCTGGTGCCCACCCTCAATCCCCTCACCGATCGTCCCACGGATCTGAGTTTTGCCGTCCTGCGGAGTGTGTCGCCCCTGCATCTGGAATATCTGCACAACATGGGGGTAGGCGCGTCGATGTCGGTGTCGCTGCTGAAGCAGGAAAAGGGACAGCCCAAGCAGCTTTGGGGGCTAATTGCCTGCCACCATAAAACTCCGCTGTATCTGGGCTACGAAGTGCGAGCCGCCTGCGAACTCATTGGGCAGATGGTGTCCTGGGAACTGGGCATCAAGGAAGAAAATGGAGATCTAGACGCTCAAATCAGGCTGCGATCGGTTCTGTCGCGAATGGTGGAAACGATCGCCCAGCATCGGGAGTTGGTCAGCGGCTTAACCCACTCCCAAGCAGATTTGCTGGCTTTGACAGGCGCAGAAGGCGCAGCTATTTTGTGGAATAACGTCTGGACGCAGATAGGACAAACTCCTGAAGTTGCCGATCTAGAGCGCCTGGTTCAATGGTTAGAATCCCAGATCGAAGATCATTTATTTTATACCGATGCTTTGGCGCAGGTTTATCCAGATGCCGCTGCCTACTCGCACTGTGCCAGTGGTCTGCTTGGCTTAGCTCTCGGTAAACTCAACCGAAACTATATTTTGTGGTTTCGCCCAGAGGCGATGCAAACAGCCAGTTGGGGCGGCAAGCCCCAGAAGCCAGTTGAAGTTCAGCCAGACGGCAAAACAAGGCTTCTACCCCGCAAGTCCTTTGCGCTGTGGCAGGAAACGGTGCGGGGAAAATCGCTGCCCTGGCGACGCTGGGAAATTGAGTCGGTCATGGAACTGCGAAGCGCGATCGTTGGTATTGTGCTGCGACGGATTGATGAACTGGCACACATGAACCGGGAACTGGAGCGCAGCAATCACGAATTGGATGCCTTTGCCTATATCGCATCGCATGACCTCAAGGAACCGCTGCGCGGCATTCACAACTATTCCAACTTTCTGCTAGAGGACTATGCTGCTGTGCTGGATGAGGAAGGCGTTGCCAAACTCAAAACCCTGGTGCGGCTGACCCACCGGATGGAGGATCTGATTGATTCGCTGCTGCATTTCTCCCGTTTAGGACGCACAGAACTCGGCTACCAGACGATCGATTTAAACGAGCTGGTTAAAACTGTGATTGACGTTTTGCGGCTGTCCCGCTCGGAGGTCAGGATTGAGATTCCGCAGTCCTTACCTACCATTCAGTGTGACCCGGTGCAGATCAGTGAGGTCTTCAGCAATTTAATCAGCAATGCCATTAAGTACAACACAACCGCTGAGAAATTCGTAGAAATCGGCTGGCTTAAAGGCAGAGTTAGCCATGCTCATCAAAATAGGAACATCAGCGTGGATACCGAGGAGAATCCGTCGGAAAACGCTTTGCGATCGAATCTGCAATCGAATCTGCGATCGAATCTGCGATCGAGCGACAGTGACTCCTATGAACCGCTAGAGGAGGAGTTGCCTGAACCATTGTTTAACGAAGCGCAGCCTATTTTTTACGTGCGGGACAACGGTATTGGTATTCCTGCTCACCATTGGGAAAACATTTTCCGTATCTTTAAACGACTTCATAGCCCGCAACAGTATGGGGGTGGAACAGGGGCAGGATTAACGATCGCCAAAAAAATCGTCGAGCGGCACGGCGGACGGATCTGGGTCGAATCAGAAATGGGACAGGGCA
- a CDS encoding glutamine synthetase family protein: MANSKIRGMLSVGELKRRVEAEEIETVLTVFPDLYGRLVGKRIMGEYFVNDVLVHGVHACDYLLACDMEMDPVPGYQFTSWATGYGDFRMVPDLSTLRVASWLDKTAIVLCDLLNEEEDIGIEVAPRTILKKQTDAAKALGYTAMGASELELYLFSDSYEEARRKHYHDLNPIGHYIEDYHIFQGTKEEFVIGAIRKHLDRSGIPVEFSKGEWGPGQQEINLRYADFLEMCDRHVLYKHLAKEIAWQNNVSLTFMAKWDERFAGSSMHLHASLWDEAGKALFPGEEAFGPVHSSPQFRWFLGGWMKHVREIFAFYAPYPSSYKRYVAGSFAPTGIAWSYDNRTAGFRVLGHGSALRLECRAPGADANPYLSFAVTLAAGLDGIKNQIEPPPMFEGDVYAAQDLPRMPMSLLESIHELEKSTWAREALGDAVVEHYLHFFRTEQRKFDEVVTSWERSRYFERA; the protein is encoded by the coding sequence ATGGCAAATTCTAAGATTCGCGGGATGCTCAGCGTCGGGGAACTAAAGCGCCGGGTCGAAGCGGAGGAAATCGAAACTGTTCTCACCGTCTTTCCCGACCTCTATGGGCGGCTGGTGGGCAAGCGGATCATGGGCGAGTATTTCGTCAACGATGTGTTGGTGCACGGAGTCCATGCCTGCGACTATCTGCTGGCTTGCGATATGGAAATGGACCCGGTTCCGGGCTACCAGTTCACGAGCTGGGCGACGGGCTACGGCGACTTTCGTATGGTTCCCGATCTATCGACGCTGCGGGTGGCTTCCTGGCTGGATAAAACGGCGATCGTCCTCTGCGATCTGCTGAACGAGGAGGAAGACATCGGCATCGAAGTGGCTCCCCGCACGATTCTCAAGAAGCAGACTGATGCGGCAAAGGCGTTGGGCTATACGGCAATGGGTGCGTCGGAGCTGGAACTCTACCTGTTCTCCGATTCCTACGAAGAGGCTCGCCGCAAGCACTATCACGACCTGAATCCGATCGGGCACTACATCGAGGACTACCACATCTTCCAGGGCACAAAAGAAGAGTTTGTGATCGGCGCAATACGCAAACACCTCGATCGATCAGGCATTCCCGTCGAATTTTCTAAAGGCGAATGGGGACCGGGACAGCAGGAAATTAACCTGCGCTACGCCGATTTTCTGGAAATGTGCGATCGCCATGTCCTCTACAAGCATCTGGCAAAAGAGATTGCGTGGCAGAATAACGTCTCGCTCACCTTTATGGCAAAGTGGGACGAACGGTTTGCGGGGTCGAGTATGCACCTCCACGCCAGCCTGTGGGACGAAGCAGGTAAAGCACTCTTTCCGGGTGAGGAAGCCTTCGGACCCGTTCACAGTTCGCCGCAGTTTCGCTGGTTCCTGGGTGGCTGGATGAAGCACGTCCGTGAAATTTTCGCCTTCTACGCCCCCTATCCTTCCTCCTACAAGCGCTACGTTGCAGGTTCCTTTGCACCCACCGGAATCGCCTGGTCTTACGACAACCGCACGGCAGGTTTCCGCGTCTTGGGTCATGGATCGGCTTTACGGCTGGAATGTCGCGCCCCCGGAGCCGATGCCAACCCCTATCTGTCCTTTGCCGTCACCCTCGCCGCCGGACTGGACGGAATCAAAAACCAGATCGAACCACCCCCCATGTTTGAAGGCGATGTCTACGCCGCCCAAGATCTCCCCCGGATGCCGATGAGCCTGCTGGAATCCATCCACGAGCTAGAGAAAAGCACCTGGGCAAGAGAGGCTTTAGGCGATGCCGTCGTCGAACACTACCTGCACTTCTTCCGCACCGAGCAGCGCAAATTTGACGAAGTGGTGACGAGTTGGGAGCGATCGCGGTATTTTGAGCGAGCCTAG
- a CDS encoding aldehyde dehydrogenase family protein, with the protein MISTNLLINGDRLPGASGKLTELIDPATGEVWASIASADVEDVDRAVQAAEKARSGWRKVNSRDRTQMLLRLANLIRENGESLAQLESRNVGKPIRDARDEVNLAADCFEYYAGAINKIGGQTIPVAASGTHLTLREPIGVCGLIAPWNFPLVITAWKVAPALAMGNTIVLKPASQTPMTALKLGELALEAGIPAGVFNVVTGAGATVGDAIVRHPLVRKVSFTGSTEIGMHVMRLAADDIKRVTLELGGKSANLIFEDADLEKAVPKSMWSVLGNAGQDCCARSRIIVHRSIYETFIEQLTQQFKSLKIGLPLEDSTEVSCLVSASHRDRVAEYIQIGQSEGATLVCGGKAPAIDSLAQGAYLEPAIFADVHPKMRIAQEEIFGPVVCVIPFDTEEEAIAIANDSFYGLSGSIWTRDISRALRVAKAIETGVLSINTGHSVHLEAPFGGVKRSGLGRELGLNVLDHYSEFKSVFIAE; encoded by the coding sequence ATGATCTCAACAAATTTATTAATCAACGGCGATCGTCTCCCTGGTGCATCTGGCAAGCTAACTGAATTAATTGACCCGGCGACGGGGGAAGTTTGGGCTTCGATCGCCTCTGCGGATGTGGAGGATGTGGATCGGGCGGTGCAGGCGGCGGAAAAGGCGCGATCGGGATGGCGGAAGGTGAATAGCCGCGATCGGACGCAAATGCTGCTGCGGCTGGCGAATTTGATTCGCGAAAATGGGGAATCGCTGGCGCAGTTGGAAAGCCGTAATGTGGGGAAGCCGATCCGGGATGCGCGGGATGAGGTGAATCTGGCGGCGGACTGTTTTGAGTATTATGCCGGGGCGATTAACAAAATTGGCGGACAAACGATTCCGGTGGCGGCATCGGGGACGCATCTCACGTTGCGGGAACCGATCGGGGTTTGTGGACTGATTGCACCGTGGAATTTTCCGCTGGTGATTACTGCCTGGAAGGTAGCTCCTGCCCTGGCGATGGGCAATACGATCGTGCTAAAGCCTGCCTCGCAAACGCCGATGACGGCTCTAAAGCTGGGGGAACTGGCGCTAGAAGCGGGCATTCCGGCAGGCGTGTTTAATGTGGTGACGGGAGCGGGGGCAACGGTGGGGGATGCGATCGTGCGTCATCCTTTAGTTCGTAAGGTGTCCTTTACCGGATCGACCGAGATTGGAATGCACGTGATGCGGCTGGCGGCGGATGATATTAAGCGCGTCACGCTGGAGCTGGGCGGCAAATCTGCCAATCTGATCTTTGAGGATGCGGACTTGGAGAAAGCCGTTCCCAAATCCATGTGGAGTGTGTTAGGCAATGCGGGGCAAGATTGCTGCGCCCGATCGCGGATTATCGTTCATCGATCGATCTACGAGACGTTCATCGAACAGTTAACGCAGCAGTTCAAATCTTTGAAAATTGGCTTGCCGCTGGAAGATTCTACAGAGGTGAGCTGTCTGGTTTCTGCGTCCCATCGCGATCGGGTAGCGGAATATATCCAGATTGGGCAGTCGGAGGGGGCGACGCTGGTGTGTGGCGGCAAAGCTCCAGCCATTGATTCTCTAGCACAGGGGGCTTATCTGGAACCGGCGATTTTTGCGGACGTGCATCCGAAGATGCGGATTGCCCAGGAGGAAATTTTTGGTCCGGTGGTCTGTGTCATTCCCTTTGATACCGAAGAGGAAGCGATCGCGATCGCCAATGACAGCTTTTACGGCTTGTCGGGATCAATCTGGACGCGGGATATCAGTCGGGCGCTGCGGGTGGCGAAGGCGATCGAGACGGGCGTTTTGTCGATTAACACCGGACACAGCGTTCACCTGGAGGCTCCCTTTGGCGGCGTGAAGCGCAGCGGCTTGGGGCGTGAGTTGGGCTTAAATGTGCTGGATCACTACAGCGAATTCAAGAGCGTGTTTATCGCCGAGTAG
- a CDS encoding glucose 1-dehydrogenase produces the protein MRLKNKVALITGAASGIGRESALLFAKEGAKVVVSDVNEAAGQEAVEKIRSNGGEAIFVKADVSKSADAKGMIEAAENTYGQLNILFNNAGIFHAADNSVLDTEEDIWDLTMNINLKGVFLGCKYGVPALLRSGGGSIINTASFVAVLGAATPQIAYTASKGGVLAMTREIAIEFARQNIRANALCPGPVQTPLLEELMSDPARKQRRMVHIPPGRLAQATDIAQAALFLASDDSAYVNGTTFLVDGGITSAYVTPE, from the coding sequence ATGCGTCTAAAAAACAAAGTTGCCCTAATCACCGGAGCCGCTAGCGGAATTGGTCGTGAATCAGCCTTACTCTTCGCTAAAGAAGGAGCAAAAGTTGTTGTTTCTGATGTGAATGAGGCAGCGGGACAGGAGGCGGTTGAGAAGATTCGATCGAATGGTGGTGAAGCCATTTTTGTGAAAGCAGATGTCTCTAAATCTGCGGATGCTAAAGGGATGATTGAGGCGGCAGAAAATACATACGGTCAGCTCAACATTTTGTTTAATAATGCGGGCATTTTTCACGCTGCTGATAATTCAGTTTTAGATACGGAAGAGGATATCTGGGATCTGACGATGAACATCAACTTAAAAGGGGTGTTCCTGGGCTGTAAGTATGGCGTTCCGGCACTCCTACGATCGGGCGGCGGCTCGATTATCAACACGGCTTCCTTTGTGGCGGTACTGGGGGCGGCAACGCCTCAGATTGCTTATACGGCAAGTAAGGGCGGTGTGCTGGCGATGACTCGCGAAATTGCGATCGAGTTTGCCCGTCAGAATATTCGAGCGAATGCCCTTTGTCCCGGACCCGTCCAGACTCCCCTGCTGGAAGAACTGATGTCCGATCCGGCACGGAAGCAGCGACGCATGGTACATATCCCGCCCGGTAGACTGGCGCAGGCAACGGATATTGCTCAGGCAGCTTTGTTCCTGGCAAGCGATGATTCTGCCTATGTGAATGGCACGACGTTCCTGGTGGATGGCGGCATTACTTCGGCATACGTTACACCAGAGTAG
- the eat gene encoding ethanolamine permease: MDKGRKPRGVRYEDVDAGYLERRQLRRSAGWVLLWALGVGAVISGEFSGWNLGLAAGGFWGLVVATVLMATMYLCMVFSIAEMSAALPHAGGSYSFTRNAFGPLGGFINGITDACEFVLTPAVVVYFIGAYLNSLPPLQSVPVPVWWVLCYVIFVGINIIGVEVTLKFGLFITLMAASVLVIFYIGALTKFNPGMLVNIPPEPGLSPLFPKGSIGIFAAMPYAIWFFLGIEQLPLAAEEAHDSGRDVPKALVWGMFTLLVLAFLVLILNTGVAPGAAGLGTSGAPLADGFKTIFGEGVFTNALIVIAISGLIASFHTIIYGYGRVLFSLSRAGYIPRWISLTSKYHTPALALILGGAIGLACASAIQFLGGQVGAALLNMAVFAAVISYFMNMISYIQLKIARPDLPRPYKSPLGIPGAVLGSTLALVALAACFSDPGYRPGVWGVALFLVVALGYFFFYSRHRLVARAPEEENALLSRALREIEQPEVLGK; encoded by the coding sequence ATGGATAAAGGTCGTAAGCCACGTGGCGTTCGTTATGAGGATGTGGATGCAGGTTATCTGGAACGTCGTCAGTTGCGCCGCAGTGCGGGTTGGGTATTGCTGTGGGCACTGGGAGTCGGAGCCGTCATCTCTGGGGAATTCTCCGGCTGGAATTTGGGCTTAGCCGCAGGCGGATTTTGGGGACTGGTGGTAGCAACCGTCCTTATGGCAACCATGTATCTCTGTATGGTGTTTAGCATTGCCGAAATGTCTGCTGCCCTTCCCCATGCAGGTGGCTCCTATTCATTCACGCGCAATGCGTTTGGCCCGCTCGGTGGCTTCATCAACGGCATTACCGATGCCTGCGAATTTGTGTTGACCCCTGCGGTCGTGGTGTATTTCATTGGTGCCTATTTAAATTCCCTGCCGCCGCTCCAGAGTGTTCCTGTTCCGGTCTGGTGGGTGCTGTGCTACGTCATATTTGTAGGGATCAACATTATTGGCGTCGAGGTCACGCTGAAGTTTGGGTTGTTTATTACGCTGATGGCAGCCAGTGTGTTGGTCATTTTCTATATCGGTGCCCTGACCAAATTTAATCCGGGGATGCTGGTCAATATTCCACCTGAGCCAGGACTCTCTCCCCTGTTTCCCAAAGGATCGATCGGCATTTTTGCGGCAATGCCCTATGCGATCTGGTTTTTCCTGGGAATTGAGCAGCTCCCGCTGGCGGCAGAGGAGGCACATGATTCCGGTCGGGATGTGCCCAAGGCACTCGTCTGGGGGATGTTTACCCTGCTGGTGCTGGCATTTCTGGTGCTGATCCTTAATACGGGCGTGGCTCCAGGCGCAGCCGGACTGGGAACATCGGGCGCACCGCTGGCAGATGGTTTTAAGACTATTTTTGGCGAGGGCGTTTTTACAAATGCGCTGATTGTCATTGCGATTAGCGGACTGATTGCCAGCTTCCATACCATCATCTATGGCTATGGGCGGGTGCTGTTTTCCCTGTCGCGAGCAGGCTATATTCCCCGCTGGATTTCTTTGACGAGCAAGTATCACACCCCGGCACTAGCGCTGATTTTGGGTGGGGCGATCGGTTTAGCCTGTGCTTCCGCAATTCAGTTTCTCGGTGGACAGGTGGGGGCGGCTCTGCTGAATATGGCGGTCTTTGCAGCGGTCATTTCCTATTTCATGAACATGATCAGCTACATTCAGCTCAAAATCGCTCGTCCCGATCTGCCGCGTCCCTATAAAAGTCCACTGGGTATCCCCGGAGCCGTCCTGGGATCGACCCTGGCGCTGGTCGCGCTTGCTGCTTGCTTTTCCGATCCGGGCTACCGTCCAGGAGTCTGGGGTGTGGCACTGTTCCTGGTCGTTGCCCTGGGCTATTTCTTCTTCTATTCCCGTCATCGTCTGGTTGCCCGTGCCCCGGAGGAGGAGAATGCGCTGCTGTCGCGGGCGTTGAGGGAGATTGAGCAGCCGGAGGTGTTGGGGAAGTGA